A single window of Vibrio gazogenes DNA harbors:
- the minD gene encoding septum site-determining protein MinD: MARIIVVTSGKGGVGKTTSSAAIASGLAIKGMKTAVIDFDIGLRNLDLIMGCERRVVYDFVNVIQGEATLNQALIKDKRSDNLFILPASQTRDKEALTHDGVKRVFDELDTMGFDFIICDSPAGIEQGALMALYFADEAIITTNPEVSSVRDSDRILGILDSKSLRAEQGLEPIKQHLLLTRYNPTRVTQGEMLSVEDVEEILHIKLLGVIPESQAVLNASNKGVPVIFDDQSDAGQAYHDAVERLTGSELEFRFLSEQKKGIFQRLFGG; encoded by the coding sequence ATGGCACGCATTATTGTTGTTACATCAGGTAAAGGCGGTGTTGGGAAAACGACATCGAGTGCAGCAATTGCCTCAGGTTTGGCAATCAAAGGTATGAAAACCGCAGTCATCGATTTCGACATCGGCTTACGCAACCTAGACCTCATTATGGGGTGCGAGCGCCGGGTGGTATATGACTTCGTGAATGTCATTCAGGGCGAAGCAACGCTCAATCAGGCGCTGATCAAAGATAAACGCTCCGACAATCTCTTTATTTTGCCTGCCTCTCAAACCCGGGATAAAGAAGCCCTGACCCATGATGGTGTCAAACGTGTGTTTGATGAATTAGACACGATGGGTTTTGATTTTATCATCTGTGATTCTCCGGCAGGGATAGAACAAGGCGCGCTCATGGCACTTTACTTCGCCGATGAAGCGATTATCACCACCAATCCGGAAGTCTCGTCCGTACGCGACTCTGACCGTATTCTTGGTATTCTCGATTCGAAATCACTTCGCGCCGAGCAAGGTCTTGAACCGATCAAACAACACCTCTTGCTCACCCGCTACAATCCGACTCGCGTCACTCAGGGAGAGATGCTGAGCGTGGAAGATGTTGAAGAGATTCTGCACATTAAATTGCTGGGTGTGATACCTGAAAGTCAGGCAGTGCTCAATGCGTCCAATAAAGGGGTACCGGTGATTTTTGATGATCAGTCAGATGCAGGCCAGGCTTATCATGATGCAGTCGAACGCCTGACAGGCAGTGAGCTGGAATTCCGTTTTCTGTCCGAGCAGAAGAAAGGCATTTTTCAACGATTATTTGGAGGTTAA
- the minC gene encoding septum site-determining protein MinC, which translates to MSITPDLKGSSFTLSVLHIADSEVSKSVEFLKEKVTQAPAFFTAAPIVLNIAQVEGELDFHQLKLGIHETGMVPVGVTGARDKRTQNLASEAGLAVLTASKSPSQAPATITPTKTITTPIRSGQQVYAKNSDLVILNHVSAGAEVIADGSIHIYGSLRGRAIAGASGQQQAKIFCHDLQAELISIAGNYWLSDQISSEHWQKKAMLSYHDGTLHIEPITI; encoded by the coding sequence ATGTCAATCACACCTGATCTTAAAGGTAGTAGTTTTACACTCTCCGTGTTACATATTGCAGACAGTGAAGTTTCAAAGTCCGTCGAGTTTTTGAAAGAAAAAGTCACTCAGGCGCCGGCATTTTTCACCGCTGCCCCCATTGTGCTCAACATTGCCCAAGTTGAAGGTGAACTTGATTTTCACCAGTTGAAGCTCGGAATTCATGAGACAGGCATGGTGCCTGTCGGTGTCACCGGTGCCCGGGATAAACGCACACAAAATCTTGCATCCGAAGCGGGTTTAGCCGTACTTACCGCCAGTAAGTCACCGAGTCAGGCACCTGCAACCATCACACCGACGAAAACCATCACCACGCCGATTCGTTCCGGTCAACAGGTCTACGCGAAAAATTCTGACTTAGTCATTCTCAATCATGTGAGCGCAGGTGCCGAAGTGATTGCCGATGGTTCAATTCATATTTACGGTAGCTTACGCGGCAGAGCCATTGCGGGTGCCAGTGGACAACAGCAAGCAAAAATATTCTGTCACGATTTACAGGCTGAATTAATTTCTATCGCAGGTAATTATTGGCTCAGTGATCAAATTTCGAGTGAACACTGGCAGAAAAAAGCGATGCTCAGTTATCATGACGGCACGCTCCACATTGAGCCAATCACTATTTAA
- a CDS encoding YcgL domain-containing protein — protein MLCSIYKSPKKEGTYLYVEKKDDFSLVPEALLQMFGRPVLVMTMSLAGKTLASVDIEKVQVALKDDGFFLQLPPPPENLLESYKARKAAQQEQQ, from the coding sequence ATGCTTTGTTCTATTTATAAAAGTCCTAAAAAAGAAGGCACCTACTTATACGTTGAGAAAAAAGACGATTTCTCACTAGTTCCGGAAGCACTGCTCCAGATGTTCGGACGACCGGTTTTAGTGATGACGATGAGTCTGGCAGGTAAGACGCTGGCAAGCGTTGATATTGAAAAAGTGCAGGTCGCGCTCAAAGATGATGGGTTTTTCTTACAATTACCGCCACCACCGGAAAATTTATTAGAAAGCTATAAAGCAAGGAAAGCCGCTCAACAGGAACAGCAGTAG
- a CDS encoding lytic murein transglycosylase: MKKLWSVGLGLILSCPLYANAERVDNAKRFEQYVEGLKQQAQQAGISQATIQAAFANVTYRPRAIVADKNQPEKKLTLDEYIPRAVPDWKVAKAKKLYQEHYDELVKIGKQYGVQPRYIVALWGVESNFGSLTGGYNVVDALATLAYDGRREQFFRNEMMAALNILEQRHITPQAMKGSWAGAMGQCQFMPSSFLAFAADGNGDGKKDIWGTKADVFASTANYLSQSGWNEHMIWGRQVHLPRGFDMRLSGRGKGQGKMLHQWSELGVTRYDGSPLPKLKQDIEAWLIAPDDEQGRVYLVYNNYNVLMKWNHSYYFALAVSHLADRIIMN; encoded by the coding sequence ATGAAAAAATTATGGTCAGTTGGATTGGGATTGATTCTGAGTTGTCCCCTCTATGCCAATGCAGAGCGTGTCGATAATGCTAAGCGTTTCGAGCAGTATGTCGAAGGCCTCAAACAACAAGCGCAGCAAGCAGGGATTAGCCAAGCAACAATTCAAGCTGCTTTTGCAAACGTCACCTATCGTCCCCGAGCGATTGTTGCAGATAAGAATCAACCGGAGAAAAAGCTCACCTTAGACGAATACATTCCTCGCGCGGTGCCGGACTGGAAAGTTGCGAAGGCAAAAAAACTCTATCAGGAACACTATGATGAGCTGGTAAAAATCGGCAAACAGTATGGTGTACAACCCCGTTATATCGTTGCATTGTGGGGGGTAGAGAGTAACTTTGGTTCACTCACCGGTGGATACAACGTTGTCGATGCCTTGGCAACACTGGCCTATGATGGGCGTCGTGAACAATTTTTCCGGAATGAAATGATGGCCGCGCTGAACATCCTGGAACAGCGCCATATCACCCCGCAAGCGATGAAAGGCTCATGGGCCGGTGCGATGGGGCAGTGTCAGTTTATGCCGAGTTCTTTCCTTGCTTTTGCTGCCGATGGTAACGGCGATGGGAAAAAAGATATCTGGGGGACAAAAGCGGATGTATTTGCATCAACTGCGAATTATCTGAGTCAGTCCGGCTGGAATGAACACATGATTTGGGGCCGTCAGGTTCATTTACCGCGTGGATTCGATATGCGTCTGAGTGGGCGGGGGAAAGGTCAGGGTAAAATGCTTCATCAGTGGAGTGAGCTGGGGGTGACTCGTTATGATGGTAGCCCGCTGCCGAAGCTGAAACAGGATATTGAAGCCTGGCTGATCGCACCTGATGATGAACAGGGGCGTGTCTATCTGGTGTATAACAACTATAACGTCTTGATGAAGTGGAACCACTCGTATTATTTTGCGCTTGCAGTCAGCCACCTTGCAGACCGTATCATTATGAACTAG
- the folD gene encoding bifunctional methylenetetrahydrofolate dehydrogenase/methenyltetrahydrofolate cyclohydrolase FolD, with the protein MTAQNIDGTLISKTVRAEVAARVKARTDAGLRAPGLAVVLVGEDPASHVYVGSKRRACEEVGFISKSFDLPANTTQQALLELVDQLNADPSIDGILVQLPLPAGLDATQVLERILPDKDVDGFHPYNVGRLAQRIPTLRSCTPKGIMTLLERYNIDPRGKHAVVVGASNIVGRPMTLELLLAGCTTTTCHRFTKDLEQFVRQAEILVVAVGKPHFIPGEWIKKGAVVIDVGINRMDDGKLVGDVEYQVAKEKASYITPVPGGVGPMTVATLIENTMLACEQFHTDA; encoded by the coding sequence ATGACTGCTCAAAATATTGATGGAACCCTAATTTCCAAAACCGTTCGTGCTGAAGTTGCTGCACGGGTGAAAGCAAGAACCGATGCCGGACTTCGGGCACCGGGACTTGCCGTGGTTCTTGTCGGGGAAGATCCTGCTTCCCATGTCTATGTCGGGAGTAAACGTCGGGCTTGTGAAGAAGTCGGCTTTATTTCAAAATCGTTCGATTTACCAGCCAATACCACCCAACAAGCACTACTTGAGTTAGTTGACCAGCTCAATGCCGATCCAAGTATTGATGGCATTTTGGTGCAGCTTCCCCTTCCTGCCGGTCTGGATGCAACGCAGGTTCTGGAAAGAATTCTGCCGGATAAAGATGTCGATGGTTTCCACCCTTATAATGTCGGCCGTCTGGCACAACGGATTCCGACACTCCGTTCATGTACGCCTAAAGGGATCATGACCCTGCTTGAGCGCTATAACATTGACCCACGCGGCAAACATGCAGTTGTCGTCGGTGCATCCAATATTGTCGGTCGCCCAATGACCCTCGAATTACTCTTGGCAGGTTGTACAACCACGACATGCCACCGCTTTACCAAAGATTTAGAGCAATTCGTGCGTCAGGCAGAGATTCTGGTCGTCGCTGTTGGGAAACCCCATTTTATTCCCGGTGAGTGGATCAAAAAAGGTGCAGTGGTGATTGATGTAGGTATCAATCGTATGGATGACGGCAAATTGGTCGGCGATGTCGAGTATCAAGTTGCCAAAGAAAAAGCCAGCTATATCACACCAGTTCCCGGTGGTGTGGGGCCGATGACCGTCGCAACACTGATCGAAAATACCATGCTCGCTTGTGAACAGTTCCATACTGATGCTTAA
- a CDS encoding GNAT family N-acetyltransferase, translating into MTIRTAEITDLDALLVLSKQIGQLHFENAPSAFKQPSAADKPFWLSLLNDEATLFLLAESDSLVVGFLTATITVNDTVPFIVSCPICRIGTLVVDEAHRACGIGTQLMDACAQWAKSQGAAQIRLEVMAFNQSAQKFYQQLGFQDQSHIMCRHLD; encoded by the coding sequence ATGACGATTCGAACCGCAGAAATAACAGACTTAGATGCGTTGTTGGTTTTAAGTAAGCAAATTGGGCAGCTACACTTTGAAAATGCACCGTCTGCATTTAAACAGCCTTCAGCCGCGGATAAACCATTCTGGCTGAGTCTGTTAAATGATGAAGCAACGCTTTTTTTGCTGGCGGAGTCAGATAGTCTGGTTGTCGGCTTTCTGACCGCAACCATCACGGTCAATGATACCGTGCCATTTATCGTGAGTTGCCCAATCTGTCGGATTGGAACCCTCGTCGTTGATGAAGCGCATCGTGCTTGCGGGATCGGCACACAATTGATGGACGCTTGTGCACAGTGGGCAAAATCACAAGGTGCCGCGCAAATCAGGCTGGAGGTCATGGCCTTTAATCAATCTGCGCAGAAGTTTTATCAGCAACTCGGCTTTCAAGATCAATCGCATATCATGTGTCGTCATCTCGACTGA
- a CDS encoding VOC family protein: MISHIDHIVLTVSDIERSVAFYKRVLHMEEVTFANGRKAVKFGCQKINFQILGQETRNAAQVGSGDLCLISDWPLGDVVNHLAGEGIDIIEGPVEKSGASGAIQSVYFVDPDLNLIEVSVYA, from the coding sequence GTGATTAGTCATATTGATCATATCGTTTTGACAGTTTCGGATATTGAACGGTCGGTTGCGTTCTATAAACGTGTGTTACACATGGAAGAAGTCACTTTTGCCAATGGGCGTAAGGCCGTTAAATTTGGCTGTCAAAAGATCAACTTTCAAATCTTAGGCCAAGAAACGAGAAACGCAGCGCAGGTCGGTTCCGGTGATTTGTGTTTAATCTCTGACTGGCCTCTGGGTGATGTTGTCAATCACTTAGCCGGTGAAGGTATTGACATTATTGAAGGTCCGGTAGAAAAGTCAGGGGCGAGTGGAGCGATTCAATCCGTTTACTTTGTCGACCCGGATTTAAATTTGATTGAGGTGAGCGTGTATGCGTAA